A genomic region of Chlorobaculum parvum NCIB 8327 contains the following coding sequences:
- a CDS encoding tyrosine-type recombinase/integrase — MTINRSRQPEDHEVARCRWLEPFLSHLQAARNVSPKTVTAYRCDLLQYFSFLKEQAGLDRLEAVEPERVEVADVRLFMGHLLDKGIQPRSIARKLASVKSFYRFLLETGRISSSPLSLVVTPRLDKKVPRFVSEEEARQLFRRFESQEDNAALQGDGKKAEVRQFETFRDRAVLEVLYGCGLRLSELIALERADVDLVHGFLKVTGKGRKQRIVPLGEPAVEALRKYFEVRRNFFRIPLERTGESSRVFVTSRGRQLYPMLVQRMTKRYLTPVSESEKKNPHILRHSFATHMLNGGADLKSVSEMLGHSSLTTTELYTHVTFSRLKEIYDKAHPGA, encoded by the coding sequence ATGACCATAAACCGTTCAAGGCAGCCGGAAGATCACGAAGTGGCAAGGTGCCGGTGGCTTGAACCTTTTCTTTCTCATCTGCAGGCGGCCAGAAACGTTTCACCCAAAACGGTCACCGCTTACCGATGCGATCTTCTCCAGTATTTTTCCTTCCTGAAAGAACAGGCCGGCCTTGACAGGCTTGAAGCTGTTGAACCTGAACGGGTGGAGGTTGCTGATGTCAGGCTCTTTATGGGTCACTTGCTCGACAAGGGGATACAGCCTCGCTCGATTGCCCGAAAGCTCGCCTCGGTCAAAAGCTTCTACCGTTTTCTCCTCGAAACCGGAAGGATCAGTTCGTCGCCGCTCTCACTGGTCGTTACGCCACGTCTGGACAAAAAAGTGCCTCGCTTTGTAAGCGAAGAGGAGGCCCGCCAGCTTTTCAGGCGTTTCGAATCGCAGGAGGATAATGCGGCTTTACAGGGTGATGGAAAAAAGGCTGAAGTCCGGCAGTTTGAGACTTTTCGGGATCGTGCCGTGCTTGAGGTGCTCTACGGATGCGGCCTTCGCTTGTCGGAGCTGATCGCGCTTGAACGGGCCGATGTCGACTTGGTGCACGGCTTTCTCAAAGTGACCGGAAAAGGGCGCAAGCAGCGTATCGTGCCGCTTGGCGAACCCGCCGTGGAGGCGCTCAGAAAGTATTTTGAAGTCAGACGAAACTTCTTTAGAATACCTTTAGAGAGGACAGGTGAATCGTCCAGGGTTTTCGTCACATCAAGAGGAAGACAGCTCTATCCTATGCTTGTCCAGAGAATGACAAAGAGGTATCTCACCCCGGTTTCCGAGTCGGAAAAGAAGAATCCCCATATTCTCCGACACAGTTTTGCCACACATATGCTCAACGGCGGCGCAGATCTGAAAAGCGTCAGCGAAATGCTCGGTCACAGTAGCCTGACGACCACGGAGTTGTACACGCATGTGACGTTCAGCAGGCTGAAGGAGATTTACGATAAAGCCCATCCAGGGGCTTGA
- a CDS encoding HPF/RaiA family ribosome-associated protein gives MTKSVTSDAVTVKVTLRHSNNHGTIEEYARDAVSALSKYYPGPLNCHVILDHQKHEHDQNKMAEITVHVPQHDFVARESAPTYEQAIDSCIDILSRQLKKLKDKQSTF, from the coding sequence ATGACTAAATCCGTTACCAGTGATGCGGTTACCGTCAAGGTCACCCTTCGGCACTCGAACAATCATGGCACTATAGAAGAATATGCCCGTGATGCGGTTTCAGCACTTTCTAAATATTATCCCGGACCACTCAATTGTCATGTGATTCTCGATCATCAGAAGCACGAGCATGATCAGAATAAAATGGCCGAAATCACTGTGCATGTGCCGCAGCACGATTTTGTCGCTCGCGAGTCTGCCCCGACTTACGAACAGGCGATTGACAGCTGTATCGATATCCTTTCACGACAGCTTAAAAAACTGAAAGACAAGCAAAGCACTTTCTGA
- the hprK gene encoding HPr(Ser) kinase/phosphatase has translation MNFDQKGLKKRSITVAYFFEHIEKRFEIRFRRLNDVDEQNRRIYERDLHRPGLAIAGFTKLFTYKRVQILGNTETRYLNHLSSEERRAAFEKFVKFKMPCIILTSNNKLDPELIDMAADAGIPVYVTRCSSTRTIYTITDFLDEQFSQYQQYHGSMVDVYGVGVLLAGKSGLGKSEVALDLIERGHGLVADDVVVVKRRGQTNTLVATRNNIIDHFMEIRGLGVVDVRQNFGIRAIRDKKVVQVVVELLEWSQEAEYERLGLDQKSVNLLGVDVPLVQLPIFPGKNITVIIEVVALNFLLKRYAGYVAAEALTERISNVMNKNRSDSASGPFIIPEYYDDEIE, from the coding sequence ATGAATTTCGACCAGAAGGGACTGAAAAAGCGATCGATTACGGTCGCCTATTTTTTTGAGCATATTGAGAAGCGATTCGAAATCAGGTTTCGCCGTCTCAACGATGTCGATGAGCAGAATCGGCGAATCTATGAGCGCGATCTGCATCGTCCCGGTCTTGCCATTGCTGGATTTACCAAGCTTTTTACCTACAAAAGGGTACAGATTCTGGGCAATACCGAGACCCGGTATTTGAATCACCTCTCTTCTGAAGAGCGTCGGGCGGCATTTGAAAAATTTGTCAAATTCAAAATGCCGTGCATTATTCTGACCAGCAACAACAAGCTCGATCCGGAGCTGATCGACATGGCTGCTGATGCCGGAATTCCGGTGTACGTCACCAGATGTTCATCGACCAGAACCATTTATACCATCACCGATTTTCTCGATGAGCAGTTCTCCCAATATCAGCAGTATCACGGTTCTATGGTCGATGTGTATGGAGTGGGTGTTCTGTTGGCAGGAAAAAGTGGTTTGGGCAAATCCGAGGTTGCACTCGATCTTATCGAACGAGGTCATGGCCTGGTGGCCGATGACGTGGTTGTGGTGAAGCGCCGGGGGCAGACCAATACGCTGGTAGCCACACGCAACAACATCATCGACCATTTTATGGAGATTCGCGGGTTGGGCGTGGTCGATGTGCGGCAGAATTTCGGTATCAGGGCAATTCGTGATAAAAAAGTGGTGCAGGTGGTGGTCGAGCTGCTTGAGTGGAGTCAGGAGGCTGAGTATGAACGCCTCGGGCTCGACCAGAAAAGCGTCAATCTTCTCGGTGTCGATGTGCCGTTGGTACAGCTTCCTATTTTCCCCGGCAAGAACATCACGGTCATCATCGAAGTGGTGGCTCTGAACTTCCTGTTGAAACGCTATGCAGGGTACGTGGCTGCCGAGGCACTGACCGAGAGAATCAGTAATGTTATGAACAAAAACCGTAGCGATTCGGCCAGTGGCCCTTTTATCATTCCCGAATATTATGACGATGAAATTGAATAA
- a CDS encoding peptide-binding protein yields the protein MKLNKAFHSLFPVVLLAAVTLLSACSKSGGKNAALSAAARDTTLVIGMLGDADYLNPVIGASLTSSEISGLIYPGLLQGEFDTKTGLLNYLALEKRLRPSSGPDDKSPKAALARTWSMSPDHRSITYILRDDAKWADGQPITSRDFKFTYKLYGNPIIASPRQQFLAELVGADKGTVDFDKAIETPNDTTLVFHFYKPVPEHLALFHTSLTPVPEHLWKDVKPEEFRESKLNQQPVGAGPYRLAEWNKQQSLALSSSPSCNLPKPGNIKRIVWRIVPDYTVRLAQLQTGDVDVVESVKPEDFDAVQKANPDVEVKTVGLRVYDYVGWMNMDGDYYNKTGKVRPHPLFGDPKVRRALTMAIDRQSIIDGYLGEYGVLAKTDISPSLKWAFDDSIKPWPYDPTQASRLLAGAGWVPGPDGILQKDGRRFSFVLYTNAGNARRNYAATIIQQNLKEIGIDCKIEIQESNVFFQNLQERKLDAWMAGWSIGLEIDPLDVWGSDLEKSRFNFPGYINPRIDKLCELAKEKMRTEDARPYWVEYQRILHEDQPITFLYWMRETQGFNKRIQGEKLNISGSFYNIDDWTLRPSSSIAP from the coding sequence ATGAAATTGAATAAGGCGTTTCATTCACTTTTTCCTGTCGTTCTGCTTGCTGCGGTGACGTTGTTGTCGGCCTGCTCGAAGTCAGGTGGCAAAAATGCAGCTCTCTCGGCGGCGGCCAGGGATACCACGCTGGTCATCGGCATGCTCGGTGACGCCGATTACCTCAATCCGGTGATCGGTGCTTCGTTGACCTCGAGTGAGATTAGCGGCCTGATCTATCCGGGGTTGCTGCAGGGCGAGTTCGATACCAAAACCGGCCTGCTCAATTACCTTGCTCTTGAAAAGCGGTTACGCCCATCGTCCGGTCCGGATGACAAATCGCCGAAAGCTGCGCTGGCCAGAACCTGGTCCATGTCGCCCGACCACCGCTCGATCACCTACATTCTCAGGGATGACGCGAAATGGGCCGACGGCCAGCCGATCACGTCGCGCGATTTCAAGTTTACCTACAAGTTGTACGGTAACCCGATCATTGCCAGCCCGCGCCAGCAGTTCCTGGCCGAGCTTGTCGGCGCGGATAAGGGGACGGTCGATTTCGACAAAGCCATCGAAACGCCGAACGACACCACGCTGGTGTTTCATTTTTACAAGCCGGTGCCGGAGCATCTTGCCCTGTTCCACACCTCGCTCACGCCGGTGCCGGAACATCTCTGGAAAGATGTAAAGCCCGAAGAGTTCCGCGAGTCGAAGCTCAACCAGCAGCCTGTGGGTGCGGGGCCGTATCGCCTTGCGGAGTGGAACAAGCAGCAGTCGCTGGCGCTTTCGTCGAGTCCTTCGTGCAATCTGCCCAAGCCGGGCAATATCAAGCGCATCGTCTGGCGCATCGTGCCCGACTACACTGTCAGGCTCGCCCAGCTTCAGACGGGGGATGTCGATGTGGTCGAAAGCGTCAAACCCGAGGATTTCGACGCGGTGCAGAAAGCCAATCCCGATGTGGAGGTCAAAACGGTCGGGCTCCGGGTCTATGATTACGTCGGATGGATGAACATGGATGGTGATTATTACAACAAGACCGGCAAAGTTCGCCCGCATCCGCTTTTCGGTGATCCGAAGGTCAGGCGTGCTCTGACCATGGCCATCGATCGCCAGTCAATCATTGATGGCTACCTTGGCGAGTATGGTGTGTTGGCCAAAACCGATATTTCGCCCTCGCTCAAGTGGGCCTTCGACGATTCGATCAAGCCGTGGCCCTACGATCCGACTCAGGCCTCCAGACTGCTTGCCGGTGCCGGCTGGGTTCCGGGGCCCGACGGCATTCTGCAGAAGGATGGTCGCAGGTTCAGCTTCGTGCTCTACACTAACGCCGGAAACGCTCGCCGCAACTACGCGGCGACGATCATCCAGCAGAACCTGAAGGAGATCGGCATCGACTGCAAAATTGAAATTCAAGAGTCGAACGTCTTTTTCCAGAACCTTCAGGAGCGCAAACTTGATGCCTGGATGGCTGGCTGGTCGATCGGTCTTGAAATCGATCCGCTCGATGTCTGGGGTTCCGATCTTGAGAAGAGCCGTTTCAATTTCCCCGGCTACATCAATCCGAGGATCGACAAGCTCTGCGAGCTGGCCAAGGAGAAGATGCGCACCGAGGACGCCCGCCCCTACTGGGTCGAGTACCAGCGCATTCTGCACGAGGATCAGCCCATAACCTTCCTCTACTGGATGCGTGAGACGCAGGGCTTCAACAAGCGGATTCAGGGCGAGAAGCTCAACATCTCAGGCAGTTTCTACAATATCGACGACTGGACTTTGAGGCCGTCGTCATCGATTGCGCCGTAA
- a CDS encoding ABC transporter permease, giving the protein MLKYILKRLLIAVPLVFGVLTLTFFIIRLAPGDPAAFFIQPGISPNVAEQIRQQYGLNDPLPVQYIKWLGNVLQGDFGRSFSRAQQPVFEVISQALPVTMTIAVLTLIANFVFGIIIGVISAVKQNSFSDRFLTVTALFFYSMPEFWLALMMIILFALKWPLFPVSGLNEVGAESYGAFGFIMDRIWHLVLPVTVLSINGAAGIARYVRGSMLEVIRQDYIRTARAKGLSERVVIIKHALRNALLPVVTLMGSSLPFIFSGALFIEVIFAFPGMGRVTVEAIFARDYPLIIANTFVSGTMIVLGNLLADVLYAVVDPRIKL; this is encoded by the coding sequence ATGCTGAAGTATATCCTGAAACGGCTGTTGATTGCCGTGCCGCTCGTGTTCGGGGTGCTGACCCTGACCTTTTTTATCATCCGGCTTGCGCCCGGCGATCCCGCGGCGTTTTTCATCCAGCCGGGCATCAGCCCCAACGTGGCCGAGCAGATTCGCCAGCAGTACGGGCTGAACGATCCGCTGCCGGTGCAGTACATCAAGTGGCTTGGCAACGTGCTGCAGGGGGACTTCGGTCGCAGCTTCAGCCGCGCGCAGCAGCCTGTGTTCGAGGTGATTTCGCAGGCGCTGCCGGTCACGATGACCATCGCCGTGTTGACACTCATCGCCAACTTCGTGTTCGGTATCATTATCGGCGTCATCTCGGCGGTCAAACAGAACAGCTTTTCCGATCGCTTCCTGACGGTTACGGCGCTCTTTTTCTACTCGATGCCGGAGTTCTGGCTCGCCCTGATGATGATTATTCTGTTCGCCCTGAAATGGCCGCTTTTTCCGGTCTCCGGCTTGAACGAGGTGGGGGCGGAGAGTTATGGCGCGTTCGGCTTCATCATGGACCGGATCTGGCATCTTGTTTTGCCGGTTACGGTGCTCAGCATCAACGGCGCGGCGGGCATCGCGCGCTACGTGCGGGGCAGCATGCTGGAGGTGATCCGGCAGGACTATATCCGCACGGCGCGGGCCAAGGGGCTGAGCGAGCGGGTGGTGATTATCAAACACGCCCTGCGCAACGCCCTTCTTCCTGTGGTTACGCTGATGGGTAGCTCGCTACCGTTCATCTTCAGTGGCGCACTCTTTATCGAAGTGATCTTCGCTTTTCCAGGCATGGGCCGCGTTACGGTCGAGGCGATTTTCGCCCGTGATTATCCGCTGATTATCGCCAACACCTTCGTCTCCGGCACCATGATCGTGCTGGGCAATCTGCTGGCCGACGTGCTGTATGCCGTGGTCGATCCGCGGATCAAACTGTGA
- the ruvB gene encoding Holliday junction branch migration DNA helicase RuvB: protein MRIEALNTAPDATEVRFEEQIRPQSMSDFAGQKKLTDNLKVFITAARKRGDALDHVLLSGPPGLGKTTLAHIIAAEMGGGIKITSGPLIDKAGNLAGLLTSLKKGDILFIDEIHRLAPAVEEYLYSAMEDYRIDILLDSGPASRAVQLKLEPFTLVGATTRSGLLTSPLRARFGINSRLDYYSPELLQSIIVRAAGILNIGVDEDAAMEIARRSRGTPRIANRLLRRARDFAQVANEASISLAVARRTLESLEIDEGGLDDMDKKILEAIVRKFNGGPVGVASLAVSVGEEQDTIEEVYEPYLIQVGYLARTPRGRVATRLAMQRFSYPGMQDHGPLFDHNS, encoded by the coding sequence GTGAGGATTGAAGCCCTGAATACCGCCCCCGACGCGACGGAAGTCCGGTTCGAGGAGCAGATAAGGCCGCAGAGCATGAGCGATTTTGCCGGTCAGAAAAAGCTGACCGACAATCTGAAGGTGTTCATCACTGCGGCGCGAAAACGCGGCGATGCGCTCGACCATGTGCTGCTTTCCGGGCCGCCAGGACTTGGCAAAACCACGCTTGCACACATCATCGCCGCCGAGATGGGTGGGGGCATCAAGATCACCTCCGGCCCGCTGATCGACAAGGCGGGTAATCTGGCCGGGCTGCTCACCAGTCTCAAAAAGGGAGACATCCTTTTTATCGACGAAATCCACCGTTTGGCTCCTGCGGTCGAGGAGTATCTCTACTCGGCGATGGAGGATTACCGGATCGACATTCTGCTCGACAGCGGTCCGGCTTCCCGCGCAGTGCAGCTCAAGCTCGAACCCTTCACGCTGGTCGGCGCGACTACGAGATCCGGTCTCTTGACCTCGCCGCTCCGGGCCCGTTTCGGCATCAACAGTCGCCTTGATTACTACAGTCCGGAGTTGCTGCAAAGCATCATCGTCCGTGCGGCGGGCATCCTGAATATCGGTGTCGATGAGGACGCGGCCATGGAGATCGCCCGCCGCTCACGCGGCACCCCGCGTATCGCCAACCGCCTTCTGCGGCGCGCGCGCGATTTCGCACAGGTGGCCAATGAAGCTTCGATCTCGCTTGCCGTCGCCCGGCGGACACTTGAATCGCTTGAAATCGATGAAGGTGGTCTCGACGACATGGACAAGAAAATTCTCGAAGCGATCGTGCGCAAATTCAACGGCGGCCCGGTCGGCGTGGCGTCGCTGGCCGTTTCGGTCGGCGAGGAGCAGGATACCATCGAGGAGGTCTATGAGCCCTACCTTATTCAGGTCGGCTATCTTGCCCGAACTCCGCGCGGTCGGGTGGCGACCAGGCTTGCCATGCAGCGCTTTTCCTACCCTGGCATGCAGGATCATGGGCCGCTCTTCGACCACAATTCATGA
- a CDS encoding tetratricopeptide repeat protein produces the protein MTPEANNSKPRAGRRLFMSALTALSLLSAPAGMNAAQAAIDRAPLSQKVMPDYVQALLLNMKGDYWGAIEGLRKVMAVLPDEPAVRFSISQSYRHLAVLDSARVYGEAAVKLAPSNPHYHLYLADLAQDMHDYNRSAELYGQAFDLQPDKPELLYLQGLELMSANQPEPAIRVFEKAVSLDPYNDNALSQILQLQIRLKRFPEAIETCNKMLEIDGSNLKLRLILAELYAKNNQAARAVATLKEVIQTDPGYVPGWSALFDFYISAGRSADFRRELRAFLDSKAASSEKIDDLARLFIVRSGKQEQYEAPTREFLDELIAVRPRESKLFVLKGLFEMIHDRQRAGQLCFSKAVELNSSNAEAWEALISAHISMNEKTQAYALLRKANAALPGEGLRWKLLEGSLLLQAGEPKKAATVLQQAVRMKMTDDDLPLLIRAHISLALAYDGLGMKNRSRQAYTTVLRLDAHNSLAMNNLAYLLAEEGIKLRDALLLATNAVLLEPDNGVYLDTLGWVNYKLGEYDRARILLEKAIETGIEEPEVYLHLGEAYRKLGDEPKAKEMFEKAKAASRKAGKEKSGH, from the coding sequence ATGACGCCTGAAGCGAACAACAGTAAGCCTCGTGCTGGTCGTCGGCTCTTCATGTCGGCCTTGACTGCCTTGTCGCTGCTCTCCGCTCCTGCAGGCATGAATGCTGCACAGGCGGCGATCGATCGTGCACCCTTGTCACAGAAGGTCATGCCGGATTATGTGCAGGCTCTGCTGCTCAACATGAAGGGGGACTACTGGGGCGCTATCGAGGGGCTGAGAAAGGTCATGGCTGTTCTGCCCGATGAACCGGCCGTTCGATTTTCGATCTCCCAATCCTACCGTCACTTGGCCGTTCTCGATTCAGCCAGGGTTTACGGCGAAGCTGCCGTGAAGCTGGCGCCGTCTAACCCGCACTATCATCTCTATCTTGCCGATCTTGCGCAGGATATGCATGATTACAATCGCTCGGCCGAGCTGTACGGGCAGGCGTTCGATCTCCAGCCGGACAAACCGGAGCTTCTTTACCTGCAGGGGCTCGAACTCATGTCGGCCAATCAGCCAGAGCCGGCGATCAGGGTGTTTGAAAAAGCGGTAAGCCTCGATCCGTATAACGACAATGCGCTGTCGCAGATTTTACAGCTTCAGATCAGGCTTAAGCGTTTTCCGGAGGCTATCGAAACCTGCAACAAGATGCTGGAAATCGATGGCAGCAACCTGAAACTCAGGCTGATACTTGCGGAGCTGTATGCAAAAAATAACCAGGCGGCGCGTGCTGTTGCCACGCTGAAAGAGGTTATCCAGACCGATCCCGGCTATGTTCCCGGATGGAGTGCGTTGTTCGACTTTTACATCAGTGCCGGACGCTCTGCTGATTTCCGCCGTGAGCTTCGCGCTTTTCTCGATTCCAAGGCAGCCTCTTCAGAAAAGATCGACGACCTTGCCCGTCTTTTCATTGTCCGTTCCGGAAAGCAGGAGCAGTATGAAGCCCCTACCCGCGAGTTTCTTGACGAGCTCATTGCAGTCCGTCCTCGGGAGAGCAAACTGTTTGTGCTGAAGGGATTGTTCGAAATGATCCATGATCGGCAACGCGCCGGGCAGCTCTGTTTCAGCAAGGCGGTTGAGCTCAATTCCTCCAATGCCGAGGCCTGGGAGGCTCTGATTTCCGCGCATATTTCGATGAATGAAAAGACACAGGCCTATGCTCTTCTCCGGAAAGCCAATGCGGCGCTCCCTGGAGAAGGCTTGCGCTGGAAGCTGCTCGAAGGCTCTCTTTTGCTGCAAGCGGGAGAACCAAAAAAGGCTGCAACGGTGCTTCAACAGGCCGTCCGCATGAAGATGACGGATGATGATCTACCGTTGTTGATTCGAGCACACATCAGCCTTGCGTTGGCCTATGACGGACTTGGCATGAAAAATCGTTCGAGGCAGGCTTACACCACAGTGCTGAGACTCGATGCCCACAACTCCCTTGCGATGAACAACCTCGCATACCTGCTTGCCGAAGAGGGAATCAAGCTTCGGGACGCGCTGTTACTGGCTACCAATGCCGTGCTTCTCGAGCCGGACAACGGGGTTTATCTCGATACGCTCGGCTGGGTGAACTACAAGCTTGGCGAGTATGATCGGGCCCGGATTCTGCTTGAAAAGGCGATTGAGACGGGTATTGAGGAGCCCGAAGTTTATCTCCATCTTGGTGAGGCGTACCGGAAGCTTGGCGATGAGCCGAAAGCGAAGGAGATGTTTGAGAAAGCAAAAGCAGCTTCTCGAAAAGCAGGAAAAGAAAAAAGCGGTCATTGA